One region of Ananas comosus cultivar F153 linkage group 9, ASM154086v1, whole genome shotgun sequence genomic DNA includes:
- the LOC109715638 gene encoding 22.3 kDa class VI heat shock protein-like translates to MPRRTAIDVRQPSDQTSNRQKWRVSLTEDAFESFMARCGDAGREVFGEGSLFSPMLFGKFFDPSDAFPLWEFDSDDLLSALRCSSKTSVDWAESSSEFILRAHVPGARKCEVEICGEKPKVVMEISGQWGPAVREPGPRDWRSGRWWERGFVRRIELPENANWRRAEAYITEDEEHSLLEIKIPKNNNNFDSNTHHTSGGGGGEGKE, encoded by the exons ATGCCGCGGCGAACGGCGATCGACGTCCGACAGCCGTCCGATCAGACCAGCAACCGTCAGAAATGGCGCGTGTCGCTGACAGAAGACGCGTTCGAGTCGTTCATGGCTCGGTGCGGGGACGCCGGGCGAGAGGTGTTCGGAGAGGGCTCGCTGTTCAGCCCGATGCTCTTCGGGAAGTTCTTCGATCCGTCCGACGCCTTCCCGCTGTGGGAGTTCGATTCCGACGATTTGCTCTCCGCGCTCCGGTGCAGCTCCAAGACGAGTGTCGATTGGGCCGAGTCGAGTTCCGAGTTCATCCTGAGAGCTCATGTACCAG GTGCGAGGAAATGCGAGGTGGAGATATGTGGTGAAAAGCCTAAGGTAGTGATGGAGATAAGTGGGCAGTGGGGGCCGGCGGTCCGCGAACCGGGCCCGAGGGATTGGCGGTCCGGGCGGTGGTGGGAACGCGGGTTCGTCCGGCGGATCGAGCTTCCGGAAAATGCAAACTGGAGGAGGGCAGAGGCATACATCACTGAAGATGAGGAACATAGCCTTCTCGAGATCAAAATTccaaagaataataataattttgatagCAACACCCACCACAcaagtggtggtggtggtggagaggggaaagaataa
- the LOC109715207 gene encoding 54S ribosomal protein L24, mitochondrial, whose product MAFRAREIYKKIVRRVGGEEALPREVMESVKKMLPNNKVVMGRAKRGIFAGRHIQFGNKVSEDGGNKSRRTWKPNVQEKRLFSYIHDRHIRVKVTTHALRCIDKAGGIDEYLLKTPYDKMETEMGLVWKAKIERMYAELGNMEVGFFSPEEEAKIEKGFEEAKTAKREARREARRALAKQRQEEEGKLDGDDQEAKATAIEEGASDDARKAKHEEASNPQ is encoded by the exons ATGGCGTTTAGGGCTCGGGAGATCTACAAGAAGATCGTGCGGAGGGTGGGGGGCGAGGAGGCGCTCCCGAGGGAGGTGATGGAGTCGGTGAAGAAGATGCTTCCCAACAACAAGGTCGTTATGGGGCGCGCCAAGCGCGGCATCTTCGCGGGACGACACATCCAGTTCGGCAACAAGGTCAGCGAGGATGGCGGTAACAA GTCGAGGCGAACATGGAAACCAAATGTACAAGAGAAGCGCCTCTTCAGCTACATCCATGACCGACACATTCGGGTCAAAGTAACAACTCACGCTCTCCGCTGCATTGATAAGGCTGGCGGTATTGATGAGTACCTCTTAAAGACGCCCTATGACAAAATGGAGACTGAGATGGGCTTAGTGTGGAAGGCCAAGATCGAGAGAATGTATGCGGAGTTAGGGAATATGGAGGTCGGCTTCTTTTCGCCTGAAGAGGAGGCTAAGATCGAGAAGGGCTTTGAAGAAGCCAAAACTGCGAAGAGGGAGGCCCGCAGGGAGGCAAGAAGAGCTTTGGCAAAGCAGAGACAGGAAGAGGAAGGAAAGTTGGATGGTGATGATCAAGAAGCGAAAGCAACAGCTATTGAGGAAGGAGCCTCTGACGATGCGAGAAAGGCCAAGCATGAAGAAGCTTCTAATCCCCAATGA
- the LOC109714852 gene encoding alpha carbonic anhydrase 8-like: MTTPPKAPPPTHHRNKAPAPAPSPRRHHKAPAPAPSPRRHHKAPAPAPGPSREHHKKGPVAAPPPKARSVVEATLEAPAPGPAPGPMSSAAASGGRGRVAMGIGISGVLVLLMLAL; the protein is encoded by the coding sequence atGACGACGCCTCCCaaggcgccgccgccgacgcacCACCGCAACAAGGCGCCCGCGCCAGCGCCGAGCCCGCGCCGCCACCACAAGGCGCCCGCGCCAGCGCCGAGCCCGCGCCGCCACCACAAGGCTCCTGCGCCCGCGCCGGGGCCGAGCCGCGAACACCACAAGAAGGGGCccgtcgcggcgccgccgcccaAGGCCCGATCCGTGGTCGAGGCCACGCTCGAGGCGCCTGCGCCGGGGCCGGCCCCGGGGCCCATgtcctcggcggcggcgagcgGGGGCCGTGGACGTGTGGCGATGGGGATCGGGATATCGGGGGTGTTGGTGTTATTAATGTTGGCTCTGTGA
- the LOC109714853 gene encoding uclacyanin 1-like — protein MAKMKPLVMLLIMCVVFMGALIEVSTATDYTLTWSMTSNAKAWGESQKFTMGDTITFVYQPFHDVLEVSESAYESCSAVNPLSAYTGGRTTIALTAPGPRYFICGVQGHCPLMKLAINVASSSSPPPTSSSSSSSSL, from the exons ATGGCAAAGATGAAACCATTAGTAATGTTGCTGATCATGTGCGTCGTGTTCATGGGAGCTCTCATTGAGGTATCAACGGCCACCGATTACACCTTAACGTGGTCGATGACGAGCAACGCAAAGGCGTGGGGCGAGAGCCAAAAATTCACCATGGGCGACACTATAA CGTTCGTGTACCAGCCGTTCCACGACGTGCTGGAGGTGTCGGAGTCGGCGTACGAGTCGTGCTCAGCCGTCAACCCGCTGTCCGCCTACACGGGGGGCCGCACCACCATCGCGCTGACCGCCCCCGGCCCCCGCTACTTCATATGCGGAGTCCAGGGCCACTGCCCCCTCATGAAGCTCGCCATCAACGtcgcctcctcttcctctcctcccc ccacctcctcctcctcctcctcctcctccctc
- the LOC109714854 gene encoding cysteine-rich repeat secretory protein 38-like encodes MDTPPPSSAPSPSCLLLISLLCCLPLLLHGGDDDSPIDQICGDTGSYTANSTYESNLRHLLPYLSSVASVSDGFSNASTGESVDQVLGLALCRGDVNATDCGTCLDGAPSDTQQLCPYEKTAVIWYDHCLLMYSNQNFTSAFNNSGQVIMLNTQNITGERFPGYTRSTAIKNFFNQVVNTLLSHVADSAASNSNSGKLFATGELTITNGFPTIYGLAQCAPDMPGPECRRCLQAQINETLSYFDGRQGGRVLGIWCNLRYEVYPFYYGRSMTSISSVAPGDLPGTPQPPSTQPGSSPPLTVSPPPQIPTEKRAKLYHSRPTFNFDTDEVIRLWKSEENSSEFSLFDFATLVNSTNNFSIESKLGEGGFGPVYKVIQVQSI; translated from the exons ATGGATACACCTCCTCCATCCTccgccccctccccctcttGTTTACTACTCATCTCACTACTCTGCTGCCTTCCCCTCTTGCTGCACGGCGGCGATGATGATTCGCCGATCGATCAAATCTGCGGCGACACCGGCAGCTACACCGCCAACAGCACCTACGAGTCCAACCTCCGCCACCTCCTGCCCTATCTCTCCTCCGTAGCCTCAGTCTCCGACGGCTTCTCCAATGCCAGCACAGGCGAGTCCGTCGACCAGGTACTTGGTCTCGCCCTCTGCCGCGGCGACGTCAACGCCACCGACTGCGGCACCTGCCTCGACGGAGCTCCCAGTGACACCCAGCAGCTATGCCCGTACGAAAAAACGGCCGTCATCTGGTACGACCACTGCCTCCTCATGTATTCAAACCAAAACTTTACCTCCGCCTTCAACAACTCCGGGCAGGTCATCATGTTGAATACCCAAAACATAACGGGCGAGAGGTTTCCCGGGTACACCCGGAGCACCGCCATTAAGAATTTCTTCAACCAAGTGGTGAACACTCTACTGAGTCACGTAGCCGATTCGGCTGCGTCGAATTCAAACTCCGGAAAGCTGTTCGCCACCGGTGAATTGACCATCACGAACGGCTTTCCGACAATATACGGGTTAGCTCAATGCGCTCCGGACATGCCGGGCCCCGAGTGTCGCCGGTGCCTTCAGGCCCAAATCAACGAGACACTGAGCTACTTCGACGGGCGGCAAGGGGGACGAGTTCTCGGCATCTGGTGCAATTTGAGATACGAAGTGTATCCGTTCTACTACGGGAGGTCGATGACAAGCATTTCTTCTGTCGCGCCGGGGGACCTGCCCGGTACTCCGCAACCTCCCAGCACTCAGCCAGGTAGCTCGCCGCCTCTCACGGTGTCGCCTCCTCCGCAAATTCCAACCGAAA AAAGGGCAAAGTTGTATCACTCTCGACcaactttcaattttgatacTGATGAAGTAATTAGGCTTTGGAAGAGTGAAGAAAACAGTTCCGAATTCTCATTATTTGATTTTGCTACCCTAGTGAACTCTACAAACAATTTCTCCATCGAAAGCAAACTGGGCGAGGGCGGTTTTGGGCCTGTTTACAAGGTAATTCAAGTGCAATCAATTTAA
- the LOC109714972 gene encoding receptor-like serine/threonine-protein kinase SD1-7: MFIGFVDNFVINWFSGYMSPEYASEGLFSVKSDVFSFGVLLLEIVSGKRNAGFHQYGNHLNLLGYAWEVWKEGRWLELIDPSLDGSSETYEILRCIHVALMCVQENAADRPTMSDVIVMLNSDSTSLPDPKQPAYFNVRIMDEAEMASDFIVPVSENEITFTGLEGR, from the exons ATGTTTATTGGTTTTGTTGacaattttgtaattaattggTTCAGTGGCTACATGTCTCCCGAATATGCTTCTGAGGGTCTTTTCTCAGTTAAATCTGATGTCTTTAGCTTTGGCGTCTTACTTCTTGAGATCGTTAGCGGAAAGAGAAATGCTGGTTTTCACCAATATGGGAATCATCTTAACCTCCTCGGATAC GCATGGGAGGTTTGGAAAGAGGGGAGATGGCTTGAACTCATAGATCCATCACTAGATGGTAGTTCCGAAACATATGAGATATTGAGATGCATTCATGTGGCATTAATGTGTGTTCAAGAGAATGCTGCGGATCGACCCACCATGTCGGATGTGATTGTGATGCTAAACAGCGATAGTACGAGCCTACCAGATCCAAAGCAACCAGCTTACTTCAATGTGAGAATCATGGATGAAGCAGAGATGGCATCTGATTTCATCGTGCCTGTTAGTGAAAATGAGATTACTTTTACTGGTCTAGAAGGTCGATAA